CGAGGATGTCCTCGGCGTCGAAGAGGTGCGCCTCGATCGCGTCCAGCTCGCCGTTCAGGTCGAGGTAGAGGCGGGCGTAGTACAGGGAGCGGTTCTCCACCTGCCAGTCGTGGCGGGGGTCGCGCAGCACACAGTGGTTCAGGGCCGCGAGCGCCTCGGTCCTGGGGGCGGTGAGCGCGTGCAGCGTGCCGTCGCCGCGGCCCCGCTGAAGCAGGCCGAGCAGCGTACCGCTGGGCGCTATGACCGGATCGAACATGGGAAACAGCCTCACATCAAGCGTCGACGCAACCGGGGAACGTGCTCTACCTGGCCGCGTGACAACACGTCGGGGCGCCCGCCGTCTTCTGCTTGCTGTAGACCATCTTCCTCTGCCTCTCGTCGGTGGCCCATGCGGGCCGCATCACGGCCCGCGCGGTGCGGCAACACCTGCCCAGCCCTCGCGTCCGTGAATCACGACGTCATGATGACCCGGCGCTTTGCGATGCCGCGACCGAAATTTCCGGCGGTCCTTCACCGCCTCCCCCGTTTTCCGTGTCGTACCTGATCAGCAGGGCTTCTTCTGCCTGATCAGGGCGTTCGGCTCAGTGCGCTCCGAACAGTTCCAGCAGCTCCGTCTTGCCGAACATCCGGGCGGTGTCGACGGCCGACGGGGTACCCGCGGCCGGGTCGGCGCCGCCTTCCAGCAGCGCTTTGATCACTGCTTCCTCGCCCTTGAAGACCGCCCCGGCGAGGGGTGTCTGGCCCCGGTCGTTGACCCGGTTCGCCTCGGCGCCGCGGGCGAGGAGCGCCCGCACCGTGTCGGCGTGCCCGTGGTAGGCGGCGAGCATCACAAGGGAGTCGCCGCGGTCGTTGGTGAGGTTGACCGGAACGCCCGCGTCGACGTACGCCACGAGCGCTTCGGCCTGCCCCTGCCGTGCCAGATCGAAGATCTTGGTCGCGAGCTCCACGACCTCGGGGTCGGGGGCTTCAGTCATCGGCCGGACCGCCTCTCCATACATACGAGTACGAACAACACCTGACCGCACTGCTGGGCCCTATGGGTGAATCGCCAGCGTACTGGCTGCGCGCGGACATGACGGGCTC
This region of Streptomyces chromofuscus genomic DNA includes:
- a CDS encoding ankyrin repeat domain-containing protein produces the protein MTEAPDPEVVELATKIFDLARQGQAEALVAYVDAGVPVNLTNDRGDSLVMLAAYHGHADTVRALLARGAEANRVNDRGQTPLAGAVFKGEEAVIKALLEGGADPAAGTPSAVDTARMFGKTELLELFGAH